The following are encoded in a window of Manihot esculenta cultivar AM560-2 chromosome 8, M.esculenta_v8, whole genome shotgun sequence genomic DNA:
- the LOC110620962 gene encoding uncharacterized protein LOC110620962, giving the protein MQGFRQAFEDNNLIQIPTVGSFFIWEKDRESNNLVREKFNRALAIEDWARKFTNAVCSVVHVPRSDHKPLVINTSPKDNKGDRRRFRFDNAWLCDEGVAEVVKGVWVNSIPHNLLMKCDNLVSALSLWGRSRNREFSKKKKIIQRLLDNRPSTIPHASLKEDWNRLLEQEEARLKQQANGSVDCEWVFELVSPLISDADNADICAPFLNEEFRAALFQMHPDKAPGPDGLNHAFYQRFWHLIGNDVSDGCRLWLQQCTFPYSLTEKLIVLIIKVDSPKTVKDCRPIALCNVLYKIVAIALANKFKRVLLMIISENQSAFILHRLITDNVMVAFEMIHNMKINKSRNDDNYALRIDISKAYDMVELEFLKGMLERFDFSAQWIKWLTMCFSEVSYNINFNGNWIGPIVPSRGLRQGDPISPYIYLVCAEGLSLLLKDVESSGWLLEEVDSIKSILNTYAAASGQVVNFNKSGIFFSPNVVSSVRSNISSILDVHSLLSHSTYLGLPSLIRRNKKEDTFFADDGSYFIEPHLRVCDLFEDFEVPRQGSKNLCNGLCTEIMLLYQVDGALFQSQDFIGYGFVVENSEDIFQRSVFGFSEGNGTPIIVEVLALCHCLLFAI; this is encoded by the exons atgcaggggtttagaCAGGCATTTGAAGACAATAATCTTATTCAAATACCCACTGTTGGCTCTTTCTTCATATGGGAGAAGGACAGGGAGTCGAATAATCTGGTTAGAGAGAAGTTTAATAGAGCCCTTGCTATTGAGGACTGGGCGCGTAAATTCACTAATGCGGTCTGCTCGGTTGTTCATGTTCCTAGATCGGATCACAAACCGTTGGTAATTAATACATCTCCTAAGGATAATAAGGGAGATAGAAGGAGATTTCGATTtgataatgcatggttatgtgatGAGGGTGTAGCTGAGGTTGTTAAAGGAGTTTGGGTTAATTCTATACCACACAACCTTTTGATGAAATGTGATAATTTAGTTTCTGCTCTTTCCTTGTGGGGTAGGAGTAGAAATAGAGAGttttcaaaaaagaagaagattatACAGAGATTATTGGATAATAGGCCCAGTACTATTCCTCACGCCTCTTTAAAGGAAGACTGGAATCGTCTCCTTGAGCAGGAAGAAGCTAGACTTAAACAGCAGGCAAA CGGTTCTGTGGATTGTGAATGGGTTTTTGAGTTGGTGTCGCCCTTGATTAGTGATGCCGACAATGCTGATATTTGTGCTCCCTTTTTGAATGAAGAATTTAGAGCTGCTCTTTTTCAGATGCATCCAGACAAGGCACCTGGGCCGGATGGGTTAAATCATGCATTTTATCAGAGATTTTGGCACTTGATTGGCAATGATGTTTCCGATGGTTGTCGCCTATGGCTTCAACAATGTACTTTTCCTTATTCTCTTACTGAAAAATTAATTGTTTTGATCATTAAAGTGGATAGTCCTAAAACAGTTAAAGACTGTCGTCCAATTGCGTTATGTAATGTGTTATATAAGATTGTGGCTATAGCTTTGGCGAACAAATTTAAAAGGGTCCTTCTTATGATTATCTCTGAGAATCAGTCTGCCTTTATCCTTCATCGGTTGATTACCGACAATGTTATGGTTGCGTTTGAAATGATTcacaatatgaaaattaataagaGTAGAAATGATGATAATTATGCACTTAGAATTGATATTTCTAAGGCTTATGATATGGTAGAGTTGGAGTTTCTAAAAGGCATGCTGGAACGATTTGATTTTTCTGCTCAATGGATTAAGTGGTTGACTATGTGCTTTTCGGAAGTTTCTtacaatatcaattttaatggTAATTGGATTGGTCCTATTGTGCCTAGTAGAGGTCTTCGACAGGGGGATCCTATTTCTCCGTATATCTATTTGGTGTGTGCGGAAGGCTTATCATTACTGCTTAAAGATGTTGAATCTAGTGGCTGGTT ACTGGAGGAAGTAGATAGTATTAAATCTATTCTCAATACCTATGCGGCTGCTTCTGGACAAGTGGTGAACTTTAACAAATCTGGCATTTTCTTCAGTCCCAATGTGGTCTCCTCTGTAAGATCTAATATCAGTAGTATCTTAGATGTTCATTCACTATTGAGTCATAGTACCTACTTGGGATTACCTTCTCTTATTAGGAGGaacaaaaaa GAGGATACATTTTTTGCGGATGATGGCTCCTATTTTATTGAACCACATTTGCGTGTTTGTGACCTTTTTGAAG ATTTTGAAGTTCCAAGACAAGGTTCGAAAAACCTTTGTAATGGTCTGTGCACGGAGATTATG TTGCTTTATCAAGTTGATGGGGCTTTGTTTCAATCTCAAGATTTTATTGGCTACGGTTTTGTTGTTGAAAACTCTGAGGATATATTTCAACGTAGTGTTTTTGGTTTTTCGGAAGGTAATGGTACACCGATAATTGTTGAAGTTTTAGCTCTCTGTCACTGTTTGCTCTTTGCGATATAA
- the LOC110620200 gene encoding nuclear intron maturase 3, mitochondrial, with protein MLIALKTKTPFPFNFSFPIFSSFNSLYSTLPLNPDHDNLNSPPQNPTTIIPLTPPQLKTLVLSQFSHGNFFNLIQNVVALPSVLLSASENLVPRPYNASTSPEATRFSQSLYHSVSRHFSIEEMGREIYDNRFDIESNCVKMAGKGEFLVLPNLKLKVFVEAIRVVLEIVYDDRFVTFSYGGRVNMGRHTALRYLKSSVKNPSWWFRVCFNRVKFDSKNVDKLCLFMEEKIKDKILIDVIKKLFGCGVLNIELGGFYLGKGFPQECKLCSILINIYFNGFDREIQEMRLAISKQNPKFEPNEISESSNSYYKPLKVYAVRYLDEILVITSGSKMMTVDVKNKVLKLLEENLELGLDRVKTAIHSAVSEKIDFLGMELQAVLPSVLHPPMSEKAIRARKKYLRQKEVRALELRNARERNRKKLGLKILSHVFKKLKQSNGFKFEYQIENEVREIFASWADEVVQEFMGSLEERWNWHRMLSAGDFLSLRRIRDQLPQELIDAYDRFQEQVEKHLSPAKARRALEAAERRVEEEEERKYAERTVEDLTRLCMKVSAPIELVRKVVKMAGFTNNMGRPRPIHFLTVLEDVDIIKWYAGIGRRWLDFFCCCHNFKMVKTVVSYHLRFSCILTLAEKHEAMKREAIKHYTKDLKVTDMDGNEEVHFPTEREVKMMGDKNLSDPIPVDGALSLALIRLASDEPSHSCVAHFCDRTNTIVYRVRLLQNHLNVNPMKEDKGGQGMGAIHDCMDRICLPLCSDHISDLYTGKITLQDIDCTSFLNVD; from the coding sequence ATGCTCATCGCCCTCAAAACAAAGACGCCATTTCCTTTCAATTTCTCTTTCCCAATCTTCTCTTCCTTCAATTCCTTATATTCAACACTACCCTTAAACCCTGATCACGACAATCTCAATTCCCCACCTCAAAACCCCACCACAATAATCCCCTTAACCCCACCACAACTCAAAACCTTAGTGCTGAGCCAATTCTCCCATGGCAATTTCTTCAATCTCATCCAAAATGTCGTCGCTTTGCCCTCTGTTCTCCTCTCTGCCTCAGAAAACCTCGTCCCCCGCCCCTATAATGCCTCCACCTCGCCGGAGGCAACTCGGTTCTCTCAGTCTCTTTACCACTCAGTCTCTAGACATTTCTCGATTGAAGAAATGGGTCGCGAGATTTATGATAACCGGTTCGATATTGAGTCTAATTGTGTCAAAATGGCAGGTAAAGGTGAGTTCTTGGTTTTGCCCAATTTGAAGCTTAAAGTTTTTGTTGAAGCTATAAGGGTTGTGTTAGAAATTGTATACGATGATCGTTTTGTTACTTTTTCTTATGGTGGACGTGTCAATATGGGGCGGCACACGGCTCTTAGGTACCTTAAGAGCTCGGTGAAAAACCCAAGTTGGTGGTTTAGAGTTTGCTTTAATCGTGTCAAATTTGATAGCAAGAATGTAGATAAGTTATGTTTGTTCATGGAAGAGAAAATTAAGGATAAGATTTTGATTGATGTGataaaaaagttatttggatGTGGAGTTCTGAATATTGAATTGGGTGGATTTTATTTGGGGAAGGGATTTCCTCAAGAATGTAAGTTGTGTTCAATtttgattaatatttattttaatgggTTTGATAGAGAAATTCAAGAAATGCGTTTAGCAATCAGCAAACAGAATCCCAAATTTGAACCAAATGAGATTAGTGAGAGTTCCAATTCTTATTATAAGCCATTGAAGGTATATGCAGTTAGGTACTTGGATGAGATATTAGTAATCACTTCCGGCTCGAAGATGATGACCGTGGATGTGAAGAATAAGGTTTTGAAACTGTTGGAGGAGAATTTGGAGTTGGGCTTAGATAGAGTAAAGACAGCTATCCATAGTGCAGTTTCAGAAAAGATCGATTTTTTGGGGATGGAGTTGCAGGCTGTCCTACCTTCAGTCTTGCATCCTCCTATGTCAGAAAAAGCAATCAGAGCAAGGAAGAAATATCTTAGACAGAAGGAAGTTAGGGCTTTGGAGTTGAGAAATGCTCGGGAAAGGAATAGGAAGAAATTgggtttgaaaattttaagtcaTGTCTTTAAGAAGCTAAAGCAGAGTAATGGGTTCAAGTTTGAATACCAAATCGAGAATGAAGTGCGAGAAATCTTTGCTTCTTGGGCTGATGAAGTTGTTCAAGAGTTTATGGGGTCCTTGGAAGAGCGTTGGAATTGGCATAGAATGCTCAGTGCAGGTGATTTCCTCTCTTTGAGGCGTATTAGAGATCAATTGCCGCAAGAGCTTATTGATGCTTATGATAGGTTCCAAGAGCAGGTGGAGAAGCATTTATCACCAGCGAAGGCTAGAAGGGCATTGGAGGCAGCAGAAAGGAGAGttgaagaagaggaggaaagaAAGTACGCTGAGAGAACAGTGGAGGATCTGACTAGGCTATGCATGAAAGTATCAGCACCAATAGAACTGGTAAGGAAGGTTGTTAAGATGGCCGGTTTTACGAACAATATGGGTCGACCCAGACCGATCCACTTTCTTACTGTTCTGGAAGACGTAGATATTATAAAGTGGTATGCAGGGATTGGAAGAAGATGGCTAGATTTCTTTTGCTGCTGCCACAACTTTAAGATGGTAAAAACTGTGGTAAGTTATCACTTGAGGTTCTCTTGTATTTTAACACTAGCAGAAAAGCATGAAGCAATGAAGCGCGAAGCTATTAAACATTACACTAAAGATTTGAAAGTCACTGATATGGATGGGAATGAAGAAGTGCACTTTCCCACAGAGAGGGAGGTAAAAATGATGGGAGATAAAAATCTCTCAGATCCAATACCTGTAGATGGGGCTTTATCATTGGCATTGATCAGATTGGCTTCCGACGAGCCATCTCATTCCTGTGTTGCTCATTTCTGTGATAGAACGAATACTATCGTGTATCGAGTAAGGTTACTACAAAATCATTTAAATGTGAACCCAATGAAAGAAGACAAGGGGGGTCAAGGAATGGGTGCCATTCATGACTGCATGGATCGAATATGCCTCCCGTTGTGTTCTGATCACATAAGTGATTTATATACTGGGAAAATTACTCTTCAAGACATTGACTGCACCTCATTTTTGAATGTGGACTGA
- the LOC110620963 gene encoding pentatricopeptide repeat-containing protein At4g33990, which yields FPYIFLSSSTIPSHFHGVCRFARSALTSELPLLLHPHHLNIKTHHLFSSSSSSWLLQSCKDLNTLKQIHASVVVSTGLFDPLFSVSKLISLYSRFNDLESANTLFNSLHKPNTLTWNLMMKAHVDFGLSNEVLFLYKRMRELDVGHDTFTLPIINTAVLSLKSDVVLGQMVHSVSIRLGFGLEQYFCNTMIEVYAKYGWVRYARKVFDEMLHRDLVSWTSMICGVVFEGNVSGALELFNKMRLEVEPNSVTLIVMLQGCYAFDGLIEGTQLHCYIIKNGLLVDGSVQNSILRIYSKLGCVKEVETSFTDIDKRDVISWNTLISFYSLKGDVEQLAESCNKMYSEVALSSETLTLLISAFAKMGNLMEGEKLHSYSIKAGLCDDILLASLMDFYAKCGELRNSVQLFEAIPCRSSITWNAMMSGHIQHGYFDDAINLFRRMQSAGVQLPAGILGSLVDACSHLGALQLGKEIHGYLIRNLFYSSEEENIHLGTSVLNMYVRCGIISLARVCFDRMPQKDNITWTSMIEGYGIHGLAIEALQLFPQMLVERIIPNRVTFLSLLSACSHSGLIREGCELFFSMKWIFGIEPDLDHYTCMVDLLGRSGKLKEALAMIVKMVIVADSRIWGALVASCRVHGDRKIGEFAAQRLLEVEPDNVGYHTVLSNIQACAGKWETVEEVRKIMHEKELRKTPGWSYIEEKMKNYFFVSGDRSHEQSEEIYEILGHLSRKIQEFG from the coding sequence TTCCCGTACATTTTCCTGTCAAGCTCCACTATTCCTTCTCATTTCCATGGCGTATGCCGTTTCGCTCGATCTGCTCTCACCTCTGAACTTCCTCTTCTACTTCACCCCCATCACCTAAATATAAAAACCCATCActtgttttcttcttcttcttcttcttggcttCTGCAATCCTGCAAGGACCTCAACACTCTCAAACAAATCCATGCTTCTGTTGTAGTCTCCACTGGTTTATTTGATCCTCTCTTCTCTGTTTCAAAGCTCATCTCTTTATACTCACGCTTTAATGACCTTGAAAGTGCTAATACTTTGTTCAATTCCTTACATAAGCCTAATACTCTAACATGGAATTTGATGATGAAAGCCCACGTTGATTTTGGCCTTTCTAACGAGGTATTGTTCTTATATAAGAGGATGAGGGAATTGGATGTTGGACACGATACTTTCACGCTTCCTATAATTAATACAGCTGTTTTGTCTCTTAAGAGTGATGTAGTGTTGGGACAAATGGTTCATTCTGTTTCAATAAGGTTGGGTTTTGGGTTGGAGCAGTATTTTTGCAATACGATGATAGAGGTTTATGCTAAATATGGGTGGGTCCGGTATGCTCGAAAAGTGTTTGATGAGATGCTGCACAGAGATTTGGTTTCTTGGACATCCATGATTTGTGGGGTTGTTTTTGAAGGAAATGTTTCTGGTGCTCTTGAATTGTTCAATAAAATGAGGCTTGAAGTGGAACCAAATTCTGTGACTTTGATTGTTATGTTGCAGGGGTGTTATGCATTTGATGGTTTGATTGAAGGGACACAACTTCACTGTTATATTATCAAGAATGGCCTGTTAGTTGATGGATCTGTGCAAAATTCAATTTTGAGAATATATAGTAAATTGGGTTGTGTCAAAGAAGTCGAAACTTCTTTCACTGATATTGATAAGAGAGATGTTATTTCTTGGAATACTTTGATTAGCTTCTACTCCTTGAAAGGAGATGTTGAACAACTGGCTGAGAGCTGCAATAAAATGTACAGTGAAGTAGCACTTAGTAGTGAGACTTTAACTTTACTTATATCAGCGTTTGCAAAGATGGGGAATCTGATGGAAGGTGAAAAACTCCATTCTTATTCCATAAAAGCTGGGTTATGTGATGACATTTTGCTAGCTTCTCTCATGGATTTTTATGCAAAGTGTGGTGAATTGAGAAATTCAGTTCAGTTGTTTGAAGCAATCCCTTGTAGAAGCAGTATTACATGGAATGCAATGATGTCAGGGCACATTCAACATGGAtattttgatgatgccattaATTTGTTCCGGCGAATGCAATCTGCAGGTGTTCAACTCCCAGCTGGGATATTAGGAAgccttgttgatgcatgcagTCATCTGGGTGCACTACAATTGGGTAAAGAAATCCATGGCTACCTGATCAGGAACTTGTTTTACTCATCTGAGGAAGAAAATATACACTTGGGAACCTCTGTCCTCAATATGTATGTAAGATGTGGAATCATTTCTCTAGCAAGAGTATGTTTCGACAGAATGCCACAAAAAGATAACATAACATGGACATCAATGATCGAAGGATACGGAATCCACGGCCTGGCTATTGAAGCCCTGCAACTTTTCCCTCAGATGCTGGTGGAAAGAATAATACCCAACAGAGTGACCTTCTTAAGCTTGTTATCTGCTTGTAGCCACTCCGGACTCATCAGAGAAGGCTGTGAGCTATTCTTTTCCATGAAATGGATATTTGGCATTGAACCTGATTTAGACCATTACACTTGCATGGTGGACCTCTTAGGTCGATCTGGAAAGCTCAAGGAGGCATTAGCTATGATTGTAAAAATGGTGATTGTTGCTGACAGTAGAATATGGGGAGCACTAGTTGCTTCCTGCAGAGTTCATGGTGACCGGAAAATTGGGGAATTTGCAGCACAGAGGCTTTTGGAAGTGGAACCTGATAATGTTGGATATCATACAGTGCTGAGTAATATACAAGCTTGTGCTGGAAAATgggagacagttgaagaagtaaGAAAAATTATGCATGAGAAGGAGCTGAGGAAGACTCCAGGTTGGAGCTATATCGAGGAAAAGatgaagaattatttttttgtatCAGGAGATAGATCACATGAGCAAAGTGAGGAAATTTATGAGATATTAGGACATTTAAGTAGGAAAATACAGGAATTTGGATAG